Part of the Aquabacterium sp. NJ1 genome, GGCAATTTGATCCAAACGACCGTCTGACAAGCATTTAGCGCGCGTTTACAAAGCTTTCCCACAAAGTTATCCACAGTCCCCGTGGATAAGGGTGAAGCCCAATCGAATCAAGCACTTGCCTGCATCAGTTCATATCCTTGTAAGAATTTCGGAGACAAGAACGCATGTCAGCTCATCCCCCCTCGCCATCCCGCGTCGCGGTGGTGGTGGAGGCGCCTCAGCACAGCGGCCTGTGGGGGGCGCTGGACTACCTGAGCACGCAGCCGCTGCAGCCGGGCACCCTGGTGCGGGTGCCGTTGGGCCGCCGGGTGGTGACGGGTGTGGTGTGGCAAGCGGGGGCTGACAGCGCGGCGGGCGAGGTGGCCGAACAGGATCTCAAGGCCGTGATCGAGGTGCTTGATGGCCTGCCACCGCTGCCCGATGCCTGGCGGCAGCTTGTCAAGTTTGCGAGCGCTTACTACCAGCGTAGCCTCGGTGAAATGGCGCTCATGGTGCTGCCACCCGAGTTGCGTCAGCTGGATGCCCTGCAGTGGGGGCGCCGGCTCAAGCGCCTGGACAAGGTGATCTCGCCGCCCGAGGCCACGCCCAAGCGGCGGCGCAAGGCATCCGCGGAGGTGCCCCCCGAGCCGGCCTGTACGCAGGAGCCGCCCGCCTCGGCGGCGGTTCCCCTTCCGCCCGTGCCGCTGCCGGTCCTGACCGAGCAGCAGGCGCAGGCCCTGGCGCAACTGGCCATCGCAGGGGGCCCGCCTGGGGACAAGCCCTTCCTGCTGTGGGGCAGCACCGGCAGCGGCAAGACCGAGGTCTACCTGCGCCAGGCCCAGCGCGCCCTGGACGAGGGCCGCCAGGTGCTGATGATGGTGCCCGAGATCAACCTCACGCCGCAGCTGGAGGCGCGCGTGGCCGAACGCTTTGCCGGGCGCCACATCGTGTCCTTGCACAGCGGCCTGACGCCGGCCCAGCGCCTGCGCAACTGGCTGATGGCGCACTACGGGCATGCCGACCTCATCCTGGGCACGCGCCTGTCGGTGTTCACGCCGCTGCCCCGGCTGGGCCTGATCGTGGTCGACGAAGAGCACGACCCCAGCTACAAGCAGCAAGATGGCGCCCGCTACTCCGCCCGGGACCTGGCCGTCTACCGCGCCCGGCTGGAGAAGGTGCCCGTCATCCTGGGCTCGGCCACGCCGAGCCTGGAGAGTTGGTACAACGCCTTGCCCGAGGCCGAAGGCGGCGCGGGCCGCTACGTGCGCCTGGCCATGCCGGCCCGGGTGGGCGATGGCGACATGCCGCGTGTGCGCGTGCTGGACTTGTCGCGCGCCCCCAAGCTGCCGCGCGGGCAGGAGCCGCCCCCGGTGGCGCGTGAGCTGCTCGCCGCCATCACCCAGCGCATCGAACAGGGCGAGCAAAGCCTGGTGCTGCTCAACCGGCGGGGTTACGCGCCCGTGCTGCATTGCAGTGACTGTGGCTGGAAGAGCGGCTGCCCGCATTGCAGCGCCTGGCGCGTGTTCCACAAGGTGGACCGCACCCTGCGCTGCCACCACTGCGGCTTCACCGAACGCGTGCCGCGTGCCTGCCCGGACTGCGGCAACACCGACATCCACCCCGTGGGCCGGGGCACCGAGCGCCTGGAAGAGCAGCTCGCCGAGGCCCTGCCGGGCGCGCGTGTGGGGCGCATTGACGCCGATGTCACCAAACACAAGGGTGCGCTCGAAGAACGCCTGGCCACTGTGCACGCCGGCGAAGTGGACGTGCTGGTGGGCACGCAGATGGTGGCCAAGGGCCACGATTTCCGGCGCATCACCCTGGTGGCGGCGGTGAACCCGGACGCGGCCTTGTTCGCCAGCGACTTCCGCGCGGCCGAGCGCCAGTTCGCGCTCTTGCTGCAGGCCGCAGGCCGGGCCGGGCGCGATGCCGATGTGGCCGGCCACAGCGAGATGTGGGTGCAGACCTGGCACCCCACGCACCCGCTCTACCAGGCGCTGAGCCGTTATGACTACGCCGATTTCGCCGCGCAGCAGCTCAAGGAGCGCGAGATGGCCGGCCTGCCGCCCTACGCCAGCCTGGCCATGCTGCGCGCCGAAGCCAAGACGCAGGAGGCCGCCGTGGCCTTCCTGAACGAAGCCATCGAGGCCGTGGCCCACCTGGCCGAGGCACTGGGCGGCATCACCCTGTACCCGCCGGTACCTACGCCCGTGCAGCGCGTGGCCAATGTCGAGCGGGCGCAGCTGATGGTCGAGTCGCCCTCGCGGCCGGCCCTGCAGCGCTTTTTGAGCCAGTCGCAGGCCGTGTGGCTGGCGCTGGCGCAAAAAAACCGCCGCAGCGGTTTGATCCGCTGGGCGGTGGATGTGGATCCGCTGTCGATTTAGCTGATCATGGCTTCCAGGCCTTCGGCCAGCTCGGACATGGGCGGCATGTCCTTGAGCAGCACGTCGGGCTTGAGGCCCAGCTTCTGGCAGACATCTGCGGGGATGGTCGAGGCCAACTCTTCGGCGGACAGCTGGTTGTGCTCGGCACGGGCGCGCCACACGGCCAGGTGGATCACACCGGCGACCGGGTCGAAAGGCGCAGCGGCCAGCGGCGCGGGGAACTTGCTGATGGCGTCCACGAAAGTCACGGGGAAGCGCCATTGGCGGGCCAGCTCGGCGCCGACATTGGCGAAGCTGTAGCCAAAGGAGGTGGTCTCCATGTCGATGCGGCGTGGGTCCATCGGCGAGGCCAGCTTGTCCAGATGCAGCATCTGCTCGGGCATGGCGGCGTGCATCACCAGTTGGCCGATGGCGTGCATCAGGCCCACGGTGAAAGCCTGGTCCACATTGACCGAGGCCTTCTTGGCCAGCCAGCCGGACACGGCCGCGGTGTGCATGCTGTAGCGCCAGAACTGCGACAGGTCCATGCCGGGCATGGATTTGTAGCCGCCGGTCAGGCCGGAGCTGATCACCAGGGTGCGCACGGTGACGAAGCCCAGCATGGACAAGGCGTCGTTGACGGTGCCCACGCTGCGTGACACATGGTAGTAAGCCGAGTTGGCCAGGCGCAGCAAGCGCGCGGACAGCACCGGATCGGCCGCCAGCTTCTTGGCGATCTCGTCGATCGACACGTCGTCGCTGTTGAAGCTGTCAATCAGCTCGTGGACGATCTTGGGGATGGCCGGAAGGGCCTGGGGTTGCTTGAACAGGGCTTCGAGCTGCATGTTTGCCAGCCTCCATCTCGATTAAAACCAGTCGGTTCTGCCGAAATCCTGCGCGAACGCGTACTGGGTTTGTGGCAGATTGATCGCATATCGTCCCTTTCGGGAACGACTTGAGCATCGCCGATGAAAAGATATTTCGAGCGATGGAAATAAAGCACGGCTTGCCCTTTGTTGCAAGCTTGGAAACGGCTTCATCGGTGTGAAGGATGTCACGATGCGAGAAACATTGAAAGCCATGGGCACCCGAAGTGGTTTGCCCGGCGGGCGGCTGTCTGCACTGGTGCTGGGGGCCTGCCTGGTGGGGCAGACGGGCCAGGCGGCATGGGCAGAAGGCCAGGGCGGCCTGCCCCAGCGCAACCTGCTGGTGGAATGGCGCATGGGTGGCCAGGGCCAGACCCAGCAGCGCAACCAGGGCATCCGCACCGGGCAGATCATCGTGGACAGCCGTGGCGGCGTGGTCGGGCGCACCAGCATCGGCATGGAGACGATCCAGACCGAAAGCCAGACCGACACGGTGCAACAGGTGCAGGTGCTCAACGGCGGCAAGGCCCGGTTGTTCGTGGGCAAGAGCCAGCCCTATACCGTGTGGCAGTGGGCCTGGACGGGCCAGGGCGGCGGGGGCCTGGGTGTGATCGGGCCGCAGGCGAACAATGCGGGTACCAACGCGGGGGGCGCCACGGCCGGGGCCTCGGGCAACACGCCTGCCGGTGGCAATGGCCAGGCAGGCAACTATCCAGTCAACATGGTGCCCCAGACCGTGTGGATCGACCTGGGCCAGGGCCTCAATGTGCGGCCGCGCTGGGCGGGTGGCCACGCGCCCGTCATCGTCGAGCTGGAGGCACAGGCCCGCCAGCCCGCGCAACTGGGCTCACAGATGGGCGGCGTCTACGGTGGCCAGATCGACCCGGACGGCCAGACCCGCCGCATCGAGGTGGCCAGCACCTTGTCCGTGCCGCTGGGGCAATGGGCGGTGGTGGCGCGCAGCGGTGGGCGCGTGCAACGCCAGCAATCGGGTAGCCTGTCGACCCGTGACCTGGATGACAGCCAGTCCGAGCAGCTGGAAATCCGCATCACGGCGCCGTGAATCAAGCGCTGAACCCCGCCCTGAACCGAGTCCTGGACTCACCCTTGTACGAAAGACAAGCCAAGTGCCCGCCGAACAAGACAAGCCGCAAGCCAACCCTCATGCTGCCCGTTTTTCGCGCCTGACCCGGCTGCTGCTGGACAACGTCAAGCGCGCGGGCTTCACGCCCATCCACAAGCTGCCGGTGCAGCAGGCCCGCCTGGCGTATCAAGCCGGCGTGGCGGCCTCCGAGTTGCCGCATGCGCCCCTGGCACGGGTGGAAGACTTCCACATCCCCGGGCCGGCCGGCCCCATCCGCGCGCGCCTGTGGGCCAACAGCCATGAGCCCGAGCAGCCCGTGCTGCTGTACCTGCACGGCGGCGGCTTCGTGATCGGCAGCATCGAGACCTGTGAATCCATGTGCCGCCAGATCGCGGTGCAAAGCGGCGCGGCCGTGGTGGCGATCGACTACCGCCTGGCGCCCGAGCACAAATACCCCGCCGGCCTGCAAGACTGCTGGGCGGCCTTCACCTGGTTGGTCGAGCATGGCCGCAGCATGGGGCTCAACGGCCAGCGCATCGCCGTGGGCGGCGACAGCGCGGGCGGCACCTTGTCGGCCGCCGTGGCCCTGATGGCGCGTGATGCCGGCCTGCCGCTGGCCCTGCAGGCTCTGGTCTACCCCTCGGTGCAGACACGCAGCGTGACCGAATCCTTCAAGGCCTTCTCGCAGGACACCTTGCTCAGCGCCGAACTGATGAACTGGTTCGAGCGGCAGACCATGGGTGATTCGCTGGACCACGACTGGCACCGCGAGCCGCTGCATGCGCCTGACCACCGTGGCGTGGCACCCGCCTGGATCGGCCTGGCCGAGTGCGATGCGCTGACCGATGAAGGCCATCAGTACGCGCAAAAGCTGCGTGATGCCGGCGTGCCCGTCGAGGTGCGCGAGTGGCCGGGCGTCATCCACGACTTCATCAACATGGGGCGCTTTTTGCCCGAAGCGCTGGAGCTGCACAAGGCCATGGCCGCCGCCATCAAGCACGCGCTGGTGGATTGAGCCGGGGGCAGGTCGGTACGATCCTTGCTGGGCATGAGGCTCTTGTGAATCAACATGGAGCTGAGCATGAACCGAGAAGACGTGACCGACCTGATCGTGCAGGCCAAGGTCAAGAAGGGCCTGAAGTGGGCGGATGTGGCCAGCAAGGTGGGCCTGAGCAAGGAATGGGTGACGGCGGCCTGCCTGGGGCAGATGACGCTGACAACCGAGCAGGCGGCGGTGATCGGCGACATCTTTGATCTGCCGGATGAGGCCAGGTTGTGGCTGCAGGAGGTGCCTTACAAGGGCTCGCTGCCCACTTCGGTGCCGACTGATCCTTTGATCTATCGCTTCTACGAGCTGATCAGCGTGTACGGCACCACGTTCAAGGCGCTGATCCATGAAGAGTTTGGTGACGGCATCATGAGCGCCATCGACTTCAAGATGGACCTGCAGCGCGAGCCCGACCCCAAGGGCGACCGCGTGAGCATCACCATGTCGGGCAAGTTCCTGCCTTACAAGACGTATTGATCTTTGGTGCTTTGTCCGTGGTGCTCTGTCGGGGGAGCGCGGGGCGCGGCCGAGGTGGCCTGCGTCAGGGCTTCATGTTGACGGTCCTGCCCTTGGCAGGACTACCCTGCGATGCTCGTGACGAGGTGGGGCCCTTCAACTCGCTACGCGGCTGCGCCGCTGCGCTCAAACATATCGGGCCAGTCAGATGACGAAGCACGCTGCGCGTGCCCACCTCGCCACTGCGCGTCTCGGCGTCCCCAAGGCGCCCCGCCGCAGGCCACCTCGGCCTTTGATCGCCCCGCTGGTGTGCCGCCAAGATGGTGGGGGCCGCGCAGAGCCTGCGGTCTGTGCATGGCACAAGCGAGTCGGAAAAGGGCTGAGCCGGTAGCGGGCGGGACCGTCCACAATGAAGC contains:
- the priA gene encoding primosomal protein N' codes for the protein MSAHPPSPSRVAVVVEAPQHSGLWGALDYLSTQPLQPGTLVRVPLGRRVVTGVVWQAGADSAAGEVAEQDLKAVIEVLDGLPPLPDAWRQLVKFASAYYQRSLGEMALMVLPPELRQLDALQWGRRLKRLDKVISPPEATPKRRRKASAEVPPEPACTQEPPASAAVPLPPVPLPVLTEQQAQALAQLAIAGGPPGDKPFLLWGSTGSGKTEVYLRQAQRALDEGRQVLMMVPEINLTPQLEARVAERFAGRHIVSLHSGLTPAQRLRNWLMAHYGHADLILGTRLSVFTPLPRLGLIVVDEEHDPSYKQQDGARYSARDLAVYRARLEKVPVILGSATPSLESWYNALPEAEGGAGRYVRLAMPARVGDGDMPRVRVLDLSRAPKLPRGQEPPPVARELLAAITQRIEQGEQSLVLLNRRGYAPVLHCSDCGWKSGCPHCSAWRVFHKVDRTLRCHHCGFTERVPRACPDCGNTDIHPVGRGTERLEEQLAEALPGARVGRIDADVTKHKGALEERLATVHAGEVDVLVGTQMVAKGHDFRRITLVAAVNPDAALFASDFRAAERQFALLLQAAGRAGRDADVAGHSEMWVQTWHPTHPLYQALSRYDYADFAAQQLKEREMAGLPPYASLAMLRAEAKTQEAAVAFLNEAIEAVAHLAEALGGITLYPPVPTPVQRVANVERAQLMVESPSRPALQRFLSQSQAVWLALAQKNRRSGLIRWAVDVDPLSI
- a CDS encoding HDOD domain-containing protein gives rise to the protein MQLEALFKQPQALPAIPKIVHELIDSFNSDDVSIDEIAKKLAADPVLSARLLRLANSAYYHVSRSVGTVNDALSMLGFVTVRTLVISSGLTGGYKSMPGMDLSQFWRYSMHTAAVSGWLAKKASVNVDQAFTVGLMHAIGQLVMHAAMPEQMLHLDKLASPMDPRRIDMETTSFGYSFANVGAELARQWRFPVTFVDAISKFPAPLAAAPFDPVAGVIHLAVWRARAEHNQLSAEELASTIPADVCQKLGLKPDVLLKDMPPMSELAEGLEAMIS
- a CDS encoding alpha/beta hydrolase, translated to MPAEQDKPQANPHAARFSRLTRLLLDNVKRAGFTPIHKLPVQQARLAYQAGVAASELPHAPLARVEDFHIPGPAGPIRARLWANSHEPEQPVLLYLHGGGFVIGSIETCESMCRQIAVQSGAAVVAIDYRLAPEHKYPAGLQDCWAAFTWLVEHGRSMGLNGQRIAVGGDSAGGTLSAAVALMARDAGLPLALQALVYPSVQTRSVTESFKAFSQDTLLSAELMNWFERQTMGDSLDHDWHREPLHAPDHRGVAPAWIGLAECDALTDEGHQYAQKLRDAGVPVEVREWPGVIHDFINMGRFLPEALELHKAMAAAIKHALVD
- the cynS gene encoding cyanase is translated as MNREDVTDLIVQAKVKKGLKWADVASKVGLSKEWVTAACLGQMTLTTEQAAVIGDIFDLPDEARLWLQEVPYKGSLPTSVPTDPLIYRFYELISVYGTTFKALIHEEFGDGIMSAIDFKMDLQREPDPKGDRVSITMSGKFLPYKTY